One Streptomyces lincolnensis genomic region harbors:
- a CDS encoding MFS transporter has translation MGAAMRRIHVGNALSAFGLGFTVPYLYVYVAQVRGLGAVTAGLVLAVFAVAALTVLPFAGRAIVRRGPLPVLLTALVTAAVGALSLGLAGTAATVLLSAAALGAGQAVMQPALATMIVDCSTADTRSRAFAMQFFLQNLGLGVGGLIGGHLVDTSSTASFTVLFAIEAAMFLLLAVVMTTVRMPHSPRVEGAPPSAKGSWKQLLGNRAMVQLSVLGFVLFFACYGQFESGLSAYGVEAAGISTSTLGTALAANTAMIVVAQFAVLRFVERRKRSRVIAAVGLIWAVAWLMAGYAGLGHGSQEMATAAFVSTYALFGLGEAMLSPTVAPLVADLAPEGMAGQYNSAFALVKQLALAVGPAVGGPMGASLHAPYIVTFLLFSLGISVLALRLGRHLTAVQNQPSLRKSRVVAQGGAQQESVTA, from the coding sequence ATGGGCGCAGCGATGCGCCGGATCCACGTGGGTAACGCACTCAGCGCGTTCGGGCTCGGTTTCACCGTCCCCTACCTGTACGTCTACGTGGCGCAGGTGCGGGGGCTGGGGGCCGTGACGGCGGGGCTCGTCCTCGCCGTCTTCGCCGTGGCGGCGCTGACCGTGCTGCCGTTCGCCGGGCGGGCCATCGTCCGGCGCGGCCCGCTTCCGGTGCTGCTCACCGCCCTGGTCACGGCCGCCGTCGGAGCGCTGAGCCTGGGACTCGCGGGCACGGCGGCCACCGTATTGCTGTCGGCGGCCGCTCTGGGCGCCGGGCAGGCCGTGATGCAGCCGGCGCTGGCGACGATGATCGTGGACTGCTCCACGGCCGACACGCGCTCGCGTGCCTTCGCCATGCAGTTCTTTCTCCAGAACCTCGGGCTCGGTGTGGGCGGCCTCATTGGCGGGCATCTCGTCGACACGTCGAGCACCGCGTCCTTCACCGTGCTGTTCGCGATCGAGGCGGCGATGTTCCTGCTGCTGGCCGTGGTGATGACGACGGTGCGGATGCCGCACTCGCCTCGTGTCGAGGGTGCGCCCCCGTCCGCCAAGGGCAGCTGGAAGCAGCTCCTCGGCAACCGGGCCATGGTCCAGCTGTCCGTCCTGGGGTTCGTGCTGTTCTTCGCCTGTTACGGACAGTTCGAGTCGGGGCTGAGTGCGTACGGGGTGGAGGCCGCAGGGATCTCCACGTCCACGCTGGGGACGGCGCTGGCCGCCAACACCGCGATGATCGTGGTCGCGCAGTTCGCCGTGCTGCGGTTCGTGGAGCGGCGGAAGCGGTCCCGGGTGATCGCGGCCGTCGGCCTGATCTGGGCCGTGGCCTGGCTCATGGCCGGGTACGCGGGGCTCGGGCACGGGAGCCAGGAGATGGCGACGGCCGCGTTCGTCTCGACGTACGCGCTGTTCGGACTGGGTGAGGCGATGCTGTCCCCGACGGTCGCCCCGCTGGTCGCCGATCTGGCACCGGAGGGCATGGCGGGCCAGTACAACTCGGCCTTCGCCCTGGTGAAGCAGTTGGCGCTGGCGGTCGGCCCGGCGGTGGGCGGTCCCATGGGGGCGTCACTGCACGCGCCGTACATCGTGACGTTCCTGCTGTTCTCGCTGGGCATCAGCGTCCTCGCCCTGCGCCTGGGCCGGCACCTCACCGCCGTACAGAACCAGCCGTCGCTGCGGAAGAGCCGGGTGGTGGCCCAGGGCGGAGCACAGCAGGAGTCGGTCACCGCCTGA
- a CDS encoding TetR/AcrR family transcriptional regulator, translating into MHVQGSHWSSASTIAPGGGALGGTMSSMGSAMSGAAGNGRDSSRTTPLRVDAQRNLEHVLRAAREVFGELGYGAPMEDVARRARVGVGTVYRRFPSKDVLVRRIAEEETSRLTDQARAALGQEDEPWSALSRFLRTSVASGAGRLLPPQVLRVGVADETTGYDGARVPHQRMQPGSGELRLVSEEAPALSADDDSGAAALLEVVGQLVERARTAGELRADVSVADVLLVIATAAPSLPDAAQQAAASARLLDILLEGLRSRPS; encoded by the coding sequence ATGCATGTTCAGGGCTCTCATTGGTCGTCCGCGTCCACCATCGCACCAGGTGGTGGGGCGTTGGGCGGCACGATGAGTTCGATGGGTTCAGCGATGAGCGGGGCGGCGGGCAACGGGCGCGACAGTTCGCGCACCACGCCGCTGCGCGTGGACGCACAGCGCAATCTGGAGCACGTACTGCGTGCGGCGCGCGAGGTCTTCGGCGAGCTGGGATACGGCGCGCCGATGGAGGACGTGGCGCGACGCGCGCGGGTCGGTGTCGGCACGGTGTACCGGCGCTTCCCGAGCAAGGACGTCCTGGTGCGTCGGATAGCCGAGGAGGAGACCTCCCGGCTGACCGACCAGGCACGTGCGGCGCTCGGTCAGGAGGACGAGCCGTGGTCGGCGCTGTCGCGCTTCCTGCGGACCTCGGTGGCCTCGGGCGCCGGGCGGCTGCTGCCGCCGCAGGTGCTGCGGGTCGGGGTGGCGGACGAGACCACCGGGTACGACGGCGCGCGGGTGCCCCATCAGCGGATGCAGCCGGGTTCCGGGGAGCTGCGGCTGGTGTCCGAGGAGGCTCCGGCGCTCTCCGCGGACGACGACTCGGGGGCGGCGGCGCTGCTGGAGGTCGTGGGCCAGCTCGTGGAGCGGGCGCGTACGGCGGGCGAGCTGCGGGCCGATGTGTCGGTGGCGGACGTCCTGCTGGTGATCGCCACGGCGGCGCCCTCGCTGCCGGACGCGGCGCAGCAGGCGGCGGCCTCGGCGCGGCTGCTGGACATCCTGCTGGAGGGGCTGCGGTCGCGGCCGTCGTGA
- a CDS encoding sigma-70 family RNA polymerase sigma factor: MSFDGRDGPLGDDGAEAGGTPQVPNQGGRSGAPQGEPVESVGIPAQPAELVEPAEPVEGTVPSQRDRREDSGVLPPPRELPPPDADLIARMRAGDDSAYAELYRRHADAVRRYARTCCRDGHTADDLTAEVFARMLQAVRGGSGPEHAVRAYLLTTVRRVAASWTKSAKREQLVDDFAVFASQAARVSEVSDNDTLDLGADVRAMHEAEQSMAMQAFRSLPERWQAVLWHTEVEDESPSDVATLFGLDANGTRVLASRAREGLKQAYLQAHVSATLASDEECARYADRLGAYARGGLRTRAERGLRKHLEECAKCRLAAGQIKEVASGIPTVVPIAVIGWFGAAGYAKAVGLIAGGAGAGAAGAAGAAAAASGGSSGGAGAGGAAASEGLGAPVKAGIAAGVVAVATAAVALALMNNDSPPKKPDAKPPASAPVVEPAENPPAPPKKQPAPRPPVIAPTPTPTPTPTPTPTPTPTPTPPPPAPSPKPTPTPSPTPTPTPTPTPTPPPVPAVYQWSQLSYDITGDGSGPEMRIGESSWVWQRYGVPIGGKRYAHGVTVHGQSSVTIDLNRTCTAYDAKVGVDDSMLGLGKVYFSVYADGVRLWRSGLVQGGDAAVPVRVNLAGRETVRLVVEPHSPFDKLALADWAESKFACS, encoded by the coding sequence ATGAGTTTTGACGGGCGGGACGGGCCACTCGGCGACGATGGCGCGGAGGCCGGTGGCACGCCACAGGTGCCGAACCAGGGGGGACGGTCCGGCGCACCGCAGGGCGAGCCGGTGGAGTCCGTCGGCATCCCGGCGCAGCCCGCAGAGCTCGTGGAACCGGCGGAGCCCGTGGAGGGCACCGTGCCGTCCCAGCGCGACCGGCGCGAGGACAGCGGTGTGCTGCCGCCGCCGCGGGAGCTGCCACCGCCCGACGCCGACCTCATCGCGCGGATGCGCGCGGGCGACGACTCCGCCTACGCGGAGCTCTACCGGCGCCACGCGGACGCGGTGCGCCGGTACGCCCGCACCTGCTGCCGCGACGGGCACACCGCGGACGACCTCACCGCCGAGGTCTTCGCCCGCATGCTCCAGGCGGTGCGCGGCGGCTCCGGCCCCGAGCACGCCGTACGCGCGTATCTGCTGACCACCGTCCGACGGGTCGCCGCGAGCTGGACGAAGTCCGCGAAGCGGGAGCAACTGGTCGACGACTTCGCGGTGTTCGCCTCGCAGGCCGCGCGGGTCTCCGAGGTGTCCGACAACGACACGTTGGACCTCGGCGCCGATGTGCGGGCGATGCACGAGGCCGAGCAGTCGATGGCCATGCAGGCCTTCCGGTCGCTGCCCGAGCGCTGGCAGGCCGTGCTGTGGCACACCGAGGTCGAGGACGAGTCGCCCAGTGACGTCGCCACGCTCTTCGGGCTGGACGCCAACGGCACCCGCGTGCTCGCCAGCCGCGCCCGCGAGGGCCTCAAGCAGGCCTACCTTCAGGCCCACGTCAGCGCCACCCTCGCCAGCGACGAGGAGTGCGCCCGCTACGCCGACCGGCTCGGCGCCTACGCCCGCGGCGGCCTGCGCACCCGGGCCGAACGGGGACTGCGCAAGCACCTGGAGGAGTGCGCCAAGTGCCGGCTGGCCGCGGGCCAGATCAAGGAAGTCGCCAGCGGTATCCCCACCGTCGTGCCGATCGCCGTCATCGGCTGGTTCGGTGCCGCCGGATACGCCAAGGCGGTCGGGCTCATCGCCGGCGGTGCCGGAGCGGGCGCGGCCGGTGCCGCCGGGGCGGCCGCCGCGGCGAGCGGCGGTTCGTCCGGCGGGGCGGGCGCCGGGGGCGCGGCGGCCTCCGAGGGGCTCGGCGCACCGGTGAAGGCGGGTATCGCGGCCGGTGTGGTGGCGGTCGCGACCGCCGCGGTGGCGCTCGCGCTGATGAACAACGACAGCCCGCCCAAGAAGCCGGACGCCAAACCGCCCGCGTCCGCGCCCGTGGTCGAGCCCGCCGAGAACCCACCCGCGCCCCCGAAGAAGCAGCCCGCGCCGAGACCCCCGGTGATCGCCCCCACGCCCACCCCGACTCCCACGCCGACCCCGACACCCACCCCCACACCGACGCCGACGCCTCCGCCCCCGGCTCCCAGCCCGAAGCCGACCCCCACGCCGAGCCCCACCCCCACCCCCACCCCCACACCGACCCCGACTCCCCCGCCCGTGCCGGCCGTCTACCAGTGGAGCCAGCTGTCGTACGACATCACCGGCGACGGCTCCGGGCCCGAGATGCGGATCGGCGAGAGCAGCTGGGTGTGGCAGCGGTACGGCGTGCCGATCGGCGGGAAGCGGTACGCCCACGGGGTGACCGTGCACGGACAGTCCTCCGTCACGATCGACCTCAACCGCACCTGCACGGCCTACGACGCGAAGGTCGGCGTCGACGACTCGATGCTCGGTCTCGGCAAGGTCTACTTCTCCGTCTACGCCGACGGGGTCCGGCTGTGGCGGTCGGGCCTGGTCCAGGGCGGTGACGCGGCGGTGCCGGTGCGGGTGAACCTCGCCGGGCGGGAGACCGTGCGGCTGGTGGTGGAGCCGCACAGCCCCTTCGACAAACTGGCACTCGCGGACTGGGCGGAGTCGAAGTTCGCCTGCTCCTAG
- a CDS encoding ATP-binding SpoIIE family protein phosphatase codes for MNFTRWSARLPGTQRRAAARTDHPVTTDRREDAAGSVPAARAEQLTDGTGPSTPAVDELPVREVLDRVPALVALVHGTDHRLAYVNDAYVTAFGVRPTGHPARDALPEFEELGLFPLLDQVLRSGKPRTVKSRKAPDGRSYTFTCTPVAEGGGGVLIFATDVTDHAEAAERLRTSERRQRETAVTLQRSLLPQELEEPDDLRVAATYHPGGTEAAVGGDWYDVITLGGGRTALVIGDVMGRGVRAAAVMGQLRTAVRAYARLDLPPHEVLQLLDGLAMEIDANQIATCVYAIHDPNEGRLIYASAGHLPILVRDESGAVQRADEPTGPPLGTGGWMHASGSIPLTPGSTAVLYTDGLVERRNEDLDEGIASLERALSGATGTPQVVCDRLVRAAGVTAEHDDDVAVLVLQHPARTGPDSDLFRNAALELLGGVEAAPRARAFASGVLTSWRFPAELHDLGVLAVSELVANSLQHGTPPMRLRLRRTDRRLIVEVTDGDDHLPRRRRAEAGDESGRGIAIVATIASNWGSRRTPGGGKAVWCEFALPKAP; via the coding sequence GTGAACTTCACGCGCTGGAGCGCCCGGCTCCCCGGAACGCAGCGCCGCGCCGCAGCGCGGACCGACCACCCGGTCACCACCGACCGGCGGGAGGACGCCGCGGGCTCCGTCCCCGCGGCCCGCGCCGAACAGCTCACCGACGGCACCGGGCCCTCCACGCCCGCCGTCGACGAACTCCCGGTGCGTGAGGTCCTGGACCGCGTCCCGGCCCTCGTCGCCCTCGTCCACGGCACCGACCACCGCCTCGCCTACGTCAACGACGCCTATGTGACGGCCTTCGGCGTCCGTCCCACCGGCCATCCCGCGCGCGATGCCCTCCCCGAGTTCGAGGAACTCGGCCTGTTCCCCCTCCTCGACCAGGTCCTGCGCAGCGGCAAGCCCCGCACGGTCAAGTCCCGCAAGGCCCCCGACGGCCGCTCCTACACCTTCACCTGCACCCCGGTGGCCGAGGGCGGCGGCGGAGTCCTGATCTTCGCCACCGACGTCACCGACCACGCCGAGGCCGCCGAGCGCCTCAGGACCAGCGAACGCCGCCAGCGCGAGACAGCGGTCACCCTCCAGCGGTCCCTGCTCCCGCAGGAACTCGAAGAACCGGACGACCTCCGCGTCGCGGCGACCTACCACCCCGGCGGCACGGAAGCCGCGGTCGGCGGCGACTGGTACGACGTCATCACCCTCGGCGGCGGCCGTACGGCCCTGGTCATCGGCGACGTGATGGGACGCGGCGTCCGCGCCGCGGCCGTCATGGGCCAACTCCGCACGGCGGTCAGGGCCTACGCCCGCCTCGACCTCCCCCCGCACGAGGTCCTCCAACTCCTCGACGGCCTGGCCATGGAGATCGACGCCAACCAGATCGCCACCTGCGTCTACGCCATCCACGACCCGAACGAGGGCCGGCTGATCTACGCCTCGGCCGGCCACCTGCCGATCCTCGTCCGCGACGAGAGCGGCGCGGTCCAGCGCGCCGACGAACCCACCGGCCCGCCCCTGGGCACCGGCGGCTGGATGCACGCCTCGGGCTCGATCCCGCTCACCCCCGGCTCCACGGCCGTGCTCTACACCGACGGCCTGGTCGAACGCCGGAACGAGGACCTGGACGAAGGCATCGCCTCCCTGGAACGCGCCCTCTCCGGAGCGACCGGCACCCCCCAGGTGGTCTGCGACCGCCTGGTCCGCGCGGCCGGCGTGACGGCGGAGCACGACGACGACGTGGCGGTCCTGGTCCTCCAGCACCCGGCCCGCACCGGCCCCGACAGCGACCTCTTCCGCAACGCCGCTCTGGAACTCCTCGGCGGCGTGGAAGCGGCCCCACGCGCGCGTGCCTTCGCCTCCGGCGTGCTGACCAGCTGGCGGTTCCCGGCGGAGCTGCACGACCTGGGGGTCCTGGCGGTGAGTGAACTGGTCGCCAACTCGCTCCAGCACGGCACTCCACCCATGCGCCTGCGCCTGCGCCGCACCGACCGCCGCCTGATCGTCGAGGTCACGGACGGCGACGACCACCTGCCCCGGCGCCGCCGCGCGGAAGCGGGAGACGAGTCGGGCCGGGGCATCGCCATAGTGGCGACGATCGCCTCGAACTGGGGATCCCGCAGGACCCCCGGAGGCGGCAAGGCGGTCTGGTGCGAGTTCGCCCTGCCCAAAGCCCCCTGA
- a CDS encoding MarR family winged helix-turn-helix transcriptional regulator, translating into MGDTPGNTGMGIGGEPTLEEQIAAYQREFQDLDPQVEKIVSALSRLNRRMNVAYGRQTSALGISNAEWEVLKALVLSGAPYRLGPSELAKRLGLTPAAMTHRIDRMVTEGLVTRERDESNRVRVIVELTGEGREKWLEAMRLASVFEEDLLQDLSPDERTALGELLTRLLRRVEDAQPDAGGRLSDLD; encoded by the coding sequence ATGGGTGACACCCCCGGCAACACAGGCATGGGCATCGGCGGCGAGCCGACCCTCGAAGAGCAGATCGCCGCCTACCAGCGCGAGTTCCAGGACCTCGACCCCCAGGTCGAGAAGATCGTCTCGGCCCTGTCCCGCCTCAACCGCCGGATGAACGTCGCTTACGGCCGCCAGACCTCCGCGCTCGGCATCAGCAACGCCGAGTGGGAGGTACTCAAGGCCCTCGTCCTCTCCGGCGCCCCGTACCGCCTGGGCCCCAGCGAGCTCGCCAAGCGGCTCGGTCTGACCCCGGCCGCGATGACCCACCGCATCGACCGCATGGTCACGGAGGGACTGGTCACCCGGGAGCGCGACGAGTCCAACCGTGTCCGCGTGATCGTCGAGCTGACCGGCGAGGGCCGCGAGAAGTGGCTGGAGGCGATGCGCCTCGCGTCCGTCTTCGAGGAGGACCTGCTCCAGGACCTCTCCCCGGACGAGCGCACGGCCCTCGGTGAGCTCCTCACCCGCCTCCTGCGTAGGGTGGAGGACGCGCAGCCGGACGCCGGCGGCCGTCTCAGCGACCTGGACTGA
- a CDS encoding NAD(P)/FAD-dependent oxidoreductase — MVKERARILVVGGGYVGMYTALRLQRKLKKELSRGEAEITVVSPDPYMTYQPFLPEAAAGSISPRHVVVPLRRVLDRCRVVIGEATAIDHAKRTASLTTLATEEEGTGSEQLVYDELVLAPGSVSRTLPVPGLAEHGIGFKTVEEAIGLRNHVIEQMDIASSTRDPAVRDAALTFVFVGGGYAGVEALAELEDMARYTARYYHNIRPEDMKWILVEASDRILPEVGEEMGRYTVTQLRRRNIDLRLNTRLESCADRVAVLSDGARFPTRTVVWTAGVKPHPILAATDLPLTGRGRLKCTAELAVDGAPHAWAAGDAAAVPDVTAEEPGRECAPNAQHAVRQAKVLGDNIAHTLRGEPLQTYSHAYVGSVASLGLHKGVAHVYGRRLKGYPAWFMHRVYHLSRVPTFNRKARVLAEWTLSGLFKREIVSLGSLEHPRAEFELAAGGKPPHHPTDDPKGSS, encoded by the coding sequence ATGGTGAAGGAACGTGCGCGCATTCTCGTTGTCGGCGGCGGCTACGTCGGGATGTACACGGCTCTGCGTCTCCAGCGGAAGCTGAAGAAGGAACTGAGCCGGGGCGAAGCCGAGATCACGGTCGTCAGTCCTGACCCGTACATGACCTATCAGCCGTTCCTTCCCGAAGCGGCCGCCGGCTCCATCTCGCCGCGCCATGTGGTCGTACCGCTGCGCCGCGTCCTGGACCGCTGCCGGGTCGTCATCGGCGAGGCCACCGCCATCGACCACGCCAAGCGCACCGCCTCCCTCACCACGCTCGCCACCGAGGAGGAGGGCACCGGCTCCGAACAACTGGTCTACGACGAACTGGTCCTCGCCCCCGGCTCGGTCTCGCGCACGCTGCCCGTCCCCGGTCTCGCCGAGCACGGCATCGGCTTCAAGACCGTCGAGGAGGCCATCGGCCTGCGCAACCACGTCATCGAGCAGATGGACATCGCCTCCTCCACCCGCGACCCCGCCGTCCGCGACGCCGCCCTCACCTTCGTCTTCGTCGGCGGCGGCTACGCCGGAGTCGAGGCGCTCGCCGAGCTGGAGGACATGGCCCGCTACACCGCGCGCTACTACCACAACATCCGCCCCGAGGACATGAAGTGGATCCTCGTCGAGGCCTCGGACCGCATCCTGCCCGAGGTCGGCGAGGAGATGGGCCGCTACACCGTCACCCAGCTGCGCCGCCGCAACATCGACCTGCGCCTGAACACCCGCCTGGAATCCTGCGCGGACCGCGTCGCCGTCCTCAGCGACGGCGCCCGCTTCCCCACCCGTACGGTCGTCTGGACGGCCGGCGTCAAACCGCACCCCATCCTCGCCGCGACCGACCTGCCGCTGACCGGGCGCGGCCGCCTGAAGTGCACGGCCGAACTCGCCGTGGACGGCGCCCCGCACGCGTGGGCCGCGGGAGACGCCGCCGCCGTCCCCGACGTCACCGCCGAGGAACCCGGCAGGGAATGCGCGCCGAACGCCCAGCACGCCGTCCGCCAGGCCAAGGTCCTCGGCGACAACATCGCGCACACGCTGCGCGGCGAGCCCCTCCAGACGTACTCGCACGCCTACGTCGGCTCGGTGGCCTCCCTCGGACTCCACAAGGGCGTCGCCCACGTCTACGGGCGCAGGCTGAAGGGCTACCCTGCCTGGTTCATGCACCGCGTCTACCACCTCAGCAGGGTGCCCACCTTCAACCGCAAGGCCCGCGTGCTGGCCGAATGGACCCTGTCCGGGCTCTTCAAACGGGAGATCGTCTCCCTCGGATCACTCGAACATCCCCGAGCGGAGTTCGAACTCGCGGCCGGTGGAAAGCCTCCTCACCACCCGACGGACGACCCGAAGGGGTCGTCCTGA
- a CDS encoding AfsR/SARP family transcriptional regulator yields MRYRILGITQAEDVHGTGIPVGGPRLRALLTALALRPGRVTPPGTLIDEVWADAPPQDAPAALQALVGRLRRTVGKDVIDSVPGGYRLAATADDVDLHVFERLVRHGTAALARGDARAAARDLADALALWRGPALADLPDRTAAAGPEALRREATRARIEADLLLGRAHEAVPELTALTAAHPYDEPLHVLLIRALRDTGRPADALAAYERARRALADGLGTDPGPELRTLHTELLQPAPAHDPARPPRPEHPGPAEHPARPEPEPRHEPSIPTGNIRPRLTTFVGREPELDAIRSEVHRARLVTLTGPGGSGKTRLAEEAAAGLPQAWLVELAPLDRPEAVPGAVVSALGLRETVLMTTELTAPQDDPVALLVEYCAPRSRLLILDNCEHVIEAAAHLAETLLTRCPGLRILATSREPLGVPGESVRPVEPLLPDQAHRLFAERAAAVRPDADTVLGDKEAVAEICRRLDGLPLAIELAAARLRLLTPRQIADRLDDRFRLLTTGSRTVLPRQQTLRAVVDWSWDLLEERERTVLREVSVFAGGWDLAAAEAVCTGPVADLLGALVDKSLIVAAPCARGGGDGMRYRMLETIHEYAVERAAELPGPRAATERRHRAWVRAFVEEADPQLRSAGQLPWISRLETEVDNIRAALRRAVTAGDETEAGALVLAMGWFWWLRNYQHEGAEWADQALRLGAAQDASAGLLPATAALDPVDAFLAAPDGERHHPSHALRMNLRMQHLFLKTEVEPLEGTLDDRLRAYVVLVRDHFARGGPHAARMPGLAWPFTTYMLDRPTDARPLMAAAIANCRAHGDDWAIAVSLMFRTHMVVDSAGGLAGVDEDLEELRVLSRRSGDRWLRAQVASATAEAAMARSRLTEAKNEYEEALRLAREVGANGETPFLLARLAEIAYREGDRPAALIALDEASVAGERYGVSHTRAFVLLMRAQIALDEKDTAGARELLATVRAEIAQHAPPPQFEVMMNAVAAMVTVADAGPEHGLPQLADTVRDAIHKRCAETVVAGLVDGAAALLCDLGDHPRAVRLLAAAEHWRAGDPRLTPDGERAARAETTARAALGPARHGREHAKGRALTPQDALTELDEAVGAL; encoded by the coding sequence GTGCGGTACAGAATCCTGGGCATCACCCAGGCGGAGGACGTCCACGGCACCGGCATACCCGTCGGCGGCCCCCGCCTCCGCGCGCTGCTCACCGCGCTCGCCCTGCGCCCCGGCCGCGTCACCCCGCCCGGCACCCTGATCGACGAGGTCTGGGCGGACGCCCCGCCCCAGGACGCCCCGGCCGCCCTCCAGGCACTGGTCGGCCGCCTCCGCCGTACCGTCGGCAAGGACGTGATCGACTCCGTCCCCGGCGGCTACCGGCTCGCGGCGACCGCGGACGACGTGGACCTGCACGTCTTCGAGCGGCTGGTCAGGCACGGCACCGCCGCCCTGGCCCGCGGCGACGCCCGGGCCGCCGCCCGCGACCTCGCCGACGCCCTCGCCCTGTGGCGCGGCCCCGCCCTCGCCGACCTGCCCGACCGCACCGCCGCGGCCGGGCCCGAGGCCCTGCGCCGGGAGGCGACCCGGGCCCGCATCGAGGCGGACCTCCTCCTGGGCCGCGCCCACGAAGCCGTACCGGAACTGACCGCCCTGACCGCGGCACACCCCTACGACGAACCGCTGCACGTCCTGCTCATCCGGGCCCTGCGCGACACCGGCCGCCCCGCCGACGCCCTCGCCGCCTACGAGCGCGCCCGCCGGGCCCTCGCCGACGGTCTCGGCACCGACCCGGGACCCGAACTCCGCACCTTGCACACCGAACTCCTCCAACCGGCACCGGCCCACGACCCCGCTCGCCCCCCGCGTCCGGAGCACCCCGGGCCCGCCGAGCACCCGGCCCGCCCCGAGCCTGAGCCCCGCCACGAACCCTCCATCCCCACCGGCAACATCCGCCCCCGCCTGACGACTTTCGTCGGCCGGGAACCCGAACTCGACGCCATCCGTTCCGAAGTGCACAGGGCCCGCCTCGTCACCCTCACCGGACCGGGCGGCTCGGGAAAGACCCGCCTCGCCGAGGAAGCCGCCGCCGGGCTCCCGCAGGCCTGGCTGGTCGAGCTCGCCCCGCTCGACCGGCCGGAGGCGGTGCCGGGCGCGGTGGTCAGCGCGCTCGGTCTGCGCGAGACCGTGCTCATGACCACCGAGCTGACGGCCCCGCAGGACGACCCGGTCGCCCTGCTCGTCGAGTACTGCGCCCCGCGCAGCCGGCTCCTGATCCTTGACAACTGCGAACATGTCATCGAAGCGGCGGCCCACCTAGCCGAGACACTCCTCACCCGCTGCCCGGGGCTCAGGATCCTCGCCACCAGCCGCGAACCCCTGGGCGTCCCCGGCGAGTCGGTGCGCCCGGTCGAGCCCCTCCTCCCCGACCAGGCCCACCGCCTCTTCGCCGAGCGCGCCGCCGCCGTCCGCCCCGACGCGGACACCGTGCTCGGCGACAAGGAGGCCGTCGCCGAGATCTGCCGGCGCCTGGACGGCCTGCCGCTCGCCATCGAACTCGCGGCGGCCCGGCTGCGGCTGCTCACGCCCCGGCAGATCGCCGATCGCCTGGACGACCGCTTCCGCCTCCTGACCACCGGAAGCCGTACGGTCCTGCCCCGCCAGCAGACCCTGCGCGCTGTGGTCGACTGGTCCTGGGACCTGCTCGAAGAGCGGGAGCGCACGGTGCTGCGCGAGGTCTCCGTGTTCGCGGGCGGCTGGGACCTGGCCGCCGCCGAGGCCGTCTGCACCGGGCCCGTCGCGGACCTCCTCGGGGCGCTCGTGGACAAGTCCCTGATCGTGGCCGCCCCCTGCGCGCGGGGCGGTGGCGACGGCATGCGGTACCGCATGCTGGAGACCATCCACGAGTACGCCGTCGAGCGCGCCGCGGAGCTCCCCGGGCCGCGCGCCGCGACCGAGCGCCGGCACCGCGCGTGGGTGCGGGCGTTCGTGGAGGAGGCGGATCCGCAGCTGCGTTCCGCCGGGCAGCTTCCCTGGATCTCCCGCCTGGAGACCGAGGTGGACAACATCCGTGCGGCCCTGCGGCGCGCGGTCACCGCCGGGGACGAGACCGAGGCCGGCGCCCTCGTGCTCGCGATGGGCTGGTTCTGGTGGCTGCGCAACTACCAGCACGAGGGCGCGGAGTGGGCCGACCAGGCACTGCGCCTCGGTGCCGCCCAGGACGCCTCCGCCGGCCTCCTCCCCGCCACGGCCGCCCTCGACCCGGTCGACGCCTTCCTCGCCGCCCCGGACGGCGAGCGGCACCATCCGTCGCACGCCCTGCGGATGAACCTCCGGATGCAGCACCTCTTCCTCAAGACCGAGGTCGAGCCGCTGGAAGGGACGCTCGACGACCGGCTGCGCGCGTATGTCGTCCTGGTCCGCGACCACTTCGCGCGCGGCGGTCCGCACGCGGCCCGGATGCCGGGCCTCGCCTGGCCGTTCACCACGTACATGCTGGACCGGCCGACCGACGCCCGTCCCCTCATGGCCGCCGCCATCGCCAACTGCCGCGCTCACGGCGACGACTGGGCGATCGCCGTGTCCCTGATGTTCCGTACGCACATGGTCGTCGACTCCGCGGGGGGCCTGGCGGGCGTGGACGAGGACCTTGAGGAACTGAGGGTGCTCAGCCGGCGTTCCGGCGACCGCTGGCTGCGGGCCCAGGTCGCCAGCGCGACCGCCGAGGCGGCCATGGCGCGCAGCCGCCTGACGGAGGCGAAGAACGAGTACGAGGAGGCCCTGCGACTCGCCCGCGAGGTCGGCGCGAACGGTGAGACGCCGTTCCTCCTCGCCCGGCTCGCCGAGATCGCCTACCGCGAGGGCGACCGCCCGGCCGCGCTGATCGCCCTGGACGAGGCGAGCGTGGCCGGCGAGCGCTACGGCGTCTCGCACACCCGGGCGTTCGTCCTGCTGATGCGGGCCCAGATCGCCCTGGACGAGAAGGACACGGCCGGCGCGCGCGAGCTGCTGGCGACGGTCCGCGCGGAGATCGCGCAGCATGCGCCGCCGCCCCAGTTCGAGGTCATGATGAACGCCGTCGCCGCCATGGTGACCGTCGCCGACGCGGGGCCGGAGCACGGGCTGCCGCAGCTGGCGGACACCGTCCGCGACGCCATCCACAAGAGGTGCGCGGAGACCGTCGTGGCGGGCCTCGTGGACGGCGCCGCCGCGCTGCTCTGCGATCTCGGTGACCACCCGCGCGCGGTCCGGCTGCTCGCCGCCGCGGAGCACTGGCGCGCCGGCGATCCGCGCCTCACACCGGACGGCGAGCGGGCGGCCCGCGCCGAGACCACCGCCCGCGCCGCCCTGGGCCCCGCCCGACACGGCAGGGAGCACGCCAAGGGCCGGGCCCTCACTCCGCAGGACGCCCTCACCGAACTCGACGAGGCCGTGGGCGCCCTCTGA